DNA from Triticum aestivum cultivar Chinese Spring chromosome 7D, IWGSC CS RefSeq v2.1, whole genome shotgun sequence:
CGAACTGTTCGACCAATTTGTTACGGGTGGCAGGAGCACGCGGGGTACTATGTCGCAACCTACTACAACGACGGCCATGGCGGAAGCTAGAACCAGCAGCCATTTTTGCTGGAACTGGCTTGCATCGGAGCTGCAAATCGGTAGCGGGAGAAGCTACAACCGGTGATAAGGGGGAACCTGGCGGCGCTGCAAACCtgtattttttgctggaaccggccggCGCAAATGCGACATCCCCGGTGGAAGGAGTTGCAACCGTCGGCGACAAAGTCTGCTATCAGCGGATGACAAAAAGGGGGCAATTACGGGTGCTCCATGCTGCGGAGGGGTGCTGCCGCCATGACCGGAGACGTGCGGCTAGCATTGAGCGCGTGTGCGTGGGAGAGAGAGTTGACTTTTGCAGAGGAGGGCAGATTCAAATTtgatggttgtgcttcctccaatCGGACGCCTACGCGGCAACTGGGCTGGGTGACCGGCGCTTAGGCTAAGAAAAGGCCTAGCTCAGATGATTTGTGCAGGTTACTCAAAAAAAGAAAGATGATTTGTGCATGATCATCCTTTGGCAAGTGTCATCGGCCCATGtatgtaagagcatctccactcgccccCCAACAGGCCCCCACGGTGCCTTTTTAGCGCCGGCAGCGAAAAATCGGCCCAATCGCGTCCCCAGATCGTCGTTTATCACCGATTTGGGCCGAAATAACAATCGGCGAACCGAAGCCGAACCCAGCGCACCGGGGGGCGCCTAGGGGCACCGCCTGAAGCGAAAAGGTGCGCGGACCCGCCATGTCGGCGACACACCGGTATGTtcccgccgccccccttccctccATTTCCCTAGTGCTTCCCCCTTCTCCCCCGCCGCTCCCGCCATTCTCCTCATCAGATCCGGCCTCCATGCCACCAAAGAAGTATGCGCTCCCTCGCCTAGCCACCGATACCAGCCAGCCAAAGCAGAGGAAACCGAGGGCGCCAATGGCAAGGCCACCAGGCTTGTCGAACGCCCAGTGGAAGGCGGACATTGAGCGCCGGGAGGCGGACACGGCCGATTGGCGGAACAGGCTCATCACGAAGAGGGCcaaggacgcggcggcggcggcggagcagggagAGGCGTCTCACGCGGTAACGATGAACCTTCTGCCTCAACAGATCGGCCACTGCCCACAAGCAGGGCGGGGGAGCCAGCAGAGCACCGCGTCAGATCGGGCGACCAACGGGAGAAATTAGAAGCGGGCGTCCAACGCCAGACCGGGCGAGCCTCGcgtcaagtggacgtccaaggaaGACGAGTGCCTCACCGACGCATGGAAGAACATCAGTATCGACCCGATGACCGGCTCGAATCAGAACGCCGACATGCACCGGAGAAGGATCAAGACGGCGTTCGACGAGCGCAAGTTGGTCGACCCCGACTTCGCCAACATCCACATGGATCACGACGAGAAGGCCATGGCGAACCATTGGGTGACCATCCAGGCAGCCTGCAACAAGTGGCATGGGATCCTAGAGGAGGTCGCGGTTCGCCCGGAAAGCGGCGCCAACGTCGAGGGTCACGTATGGACAGTCGTCTTAGTTCTTTCGTTGTGTGCTTCGCCGACACTTGTTCTTCGGCTATCCAGATGGTTCGGATGTTCAACATGTTTCGCCAGGACAACAGTGACcaagagttcaagttccttcacgcATTCTCCAGGATCGAGTCGTGCGAGAAGTGGAGGGAGTGCCGGCTCGctctcgccaaggccaaggagacctacaagccggacgcgcctgcccaggcggcggcagaagGGCGCCCTACTGGCAACAAAAGAGCTAAGGCGGCGAGGGGCGCGACACCCGCTGCCGAACGGCTACAATTGATCGAGCAGTGCATCGCTGACGCCAAGAACAACGCCGCCAAGAGGGAGGATAAATCCGAAGCGAGGTGGTCGGCGTTAGTTGATGACGAAGCAGGACGTCAAGCTCGACCTTCTcaggaccaacgtcgccgcgaagaagaggaataCCGACCTGGCGTTATTCATGGCGGCAGATATGTCGACGATGGACGAGCAGGTGAAGGCATGGTACCTAGCGGAGCGTAGCCTCGTCTTGAACCAGATGCCGGGACCGACGGCGACCACCGCCTCTAcgcacgccgacgccgacgcccagCCCGAGCAATGAAGCTATGCCAACGCCGATGCCCAGCTCGAGCAATGAAGTTGTGCCGACGCCAACGCACAACCCGAGCACTGAAGCTGCGCCGACGCCGAGCCCGAGTACTAAAGCTGcgctgacgccgacgccgacgccgccctcGGCCAGTCCCACGGCAGAGGAGCCTGCCGTTTGATGCGTTCCATGTCTATGATTCCTTCCTTTTGATAGCCAGACTTTTGGGTATGTTCGATCGCCTGCCTGTGGCATGATGATCGCCGAATTTGTGGCGTTTTTTGGCAGCTGGAAAGACAAGTTCAATTTTTTGACATCTTGGGGCCGAAACCTAGAAGCACGACTGGAAATTCGATCGCTCCTAAGGCCAAAAAACCGCAGGTGCAAACGCCAAAAGACATTCGCCAGATGTGCTAGTGCTCTAACAAAGCCACACCCACACGCACGTCTTCTCGAGCTAACTGCGGGTTGCACTGCGCTTAATCAGGCAACACGTATGGCTAAAGAcaagtgagaccgcgagagtgctGATATTTCCGGCGGCGAGAGCACGCACGTTGTCAGCGTCACGGGCAGACAAGGTCTATAAATCTTCCAACCGTGCACGTAGCCCGTCTATTCTCGCTTGACATGTTTTCTTTTGTAGTACGCGTAGcctccccccctctcctcccctccaaacATAGCCTGCCCACAAAACGCATCCATCCCTCTCGCTTATATATAGACCCCACCTCTCCTCCCCTCACCCCCACCGTCCcacctccctctctctcgctcCTGCCGTGCTTTCTCTCTCTAACTACAAGCGTGCCCGCCGGCCATGGGGTTCCCCTCAGTGTGCTACTGCGTCATCCTGCCGCAGCCGCTCATCCTGGTGCTGCAGCTGCTCGACTTCCTCCGCCACGCGGTCCTGCTCTGCCTCTCCTCGCTCGGCCTCGCGGCGCCGCCGGCGGCCGACGACCACCCGGCCTACGCGCCGCCGCCGGACCTCTGGGCCGTGGCGGAGGCAGCGGCTCCCTCGTCCTCTTTATCCCTGGCATCCGGGCCGGCGCCCGCGCCGGCGGCCATCAAGGCGCGCCTCCCCGCCGTCCGGTATGCTGACCTCAAGAGCCGGCGCTGCGCCGCCGGGGCCGCGGCGGCGTCGACCTGCTGCGCCGTGTGCCTGGGCGCGCTCGAGGCGCGGCACCGCGTCCGCGAGCTCGGCAACTGCGCGCACGCCTTCCACAAGGCCTGCATAGACAAGTGGGTCGACAAGGGTCAGGCTACTTGCCCCCTCTGCCGCGCGCTCCTCCTCCCCACCGACGCCGACGCCGGCAAGCTGCCCTCTTTTTCCTTCTGACCTCACGCTCCAAGGAGCGACCCTTCTGCCGCTGCGGCCTCGCCGCCAGAGATAGGTCAGTCcgtatagctagctagctaggcccttCTCCATCCATCCGCCCATCTCTCCACGGATCCATGCTTTCACGAGAGAAATCAAAaggggatgagagagagagagagagagagagagagagagagacagagcgaGAAGAAgaggtgtgcgtgcgtgtgtgtacgTTTGTGTGGTGGAGTATTATTGGTAGGTGAGGCACTAATTATGAGGAGGACAGGGATGGCTACCTGCATTGGATCTGGTGAATGAGCACTATGCATAGCACTTGCAGATCCATAtgctcttctctctctttttcagcTCCTCTTCAACCTCACCCACTTCACTTTTTTAATCTTCTTTTTTGTAatttccttccccttctccttttcttttctccttttctaTTAACTTATTTTATGA
Protein-coding regions in this window:
- the LOC123167894 gene encoding brassinosteroid-responsive RING protein 1, yielding MGFPSVCYCVILPQPLILVLQLLDFLRHAVLLCLSSLGLAAPPAADDHPAYAPPPDLWAVAEAAAPSSSLSLASGPAPAPAAIKARLPAVRYADLKSRRCAAGAAAASTCCAVCLGALEARHRVRELGNCAHAFHKACIDKWVDKGQATCPLCRALLLPTDADAGKLPSFSF